TGCTCAAACCCGTGCCGCTGGTGCCCGAAAAGCGGGTGGCGGTAATGCTCGGGCTGGTGGTCAGCTTCATTCCGGTCATCCTCAACCAGACCCGGGAAACCCTGGACGCCCAGCGCGCGCGCGGTATCGAAAACCGCCGCAACCCCGTCGTTCGCTTCATCCGCCTGGCCATCCCGCTGCTGCGGCGCATCTTTTCGGACGCCGACAAACTGGCCCTCGCCATGGAATCCCGCTGCTACAGCGAGGACCGCAGCGACCCGGCGCTGTCCGCCCGCCGGAGCGACTGGCTGGTTCTGGCCGCAGGCGTCAGCCTCTGGCTGCTGGTGATCCTGACCTGAACCGCCGCCCCCGCGGAGCACCATCCCCCGAAATCCCGCCGGTCCCCTCGCCCCCTTTTCCTGGCCCCAACCGCGTTTGACAGTCGCGGCCGACTATAGTAATGCCTGTGCCCGGTTCTCCCGGTTCAGACGCTGCCGGCGATGTCGGCTTTTGGGAATTGGGCCTTCGCCGGCGAGCACCGCTCAGGTTCGCCGCTGAGAGGCCCTATCAAGCGCCTGGCGGGCCCCGGGCCGGGCCGGTTGCTCGACTTGCACCCCCCCCGCCGGCCGGGGCCCGACAGCAGGAGCAAGCACGTTGAAGATCATCATCGTGGGTGCCGGCGAAGTCGGCTATCATATCGCCAGCCGGCTGGCGCTGGAAAACAAGGATGTGGTCGTTGTCGACAAGAACCCCGAGGCCCTGCGCCGGTTTACCGACAACGTGGACGTGCAGGTCGTCCAGGGGTCCGGCAGCAGCCCCCGCGTGCTGGAAGAGGCCGGTATCCATGAAGCCGAAATCCTGCTAGCCGTCACCGACAGCGACGAAACCAACCTCGTGGCCTGTCTGATGACCAACCTGCTTTCGCCCACCACCAAGAAGCTGGCCCGCATCCGGCAGGCGGACTTCGACAAGTTCCACGCCACCTTTCGCGAAAACGCCCCCCACATCGACACCGTCATCAACCCCGAGATCGAGGTGGTCAAGACCATCGACATGCTCCTCAGCGTGCCCGGCGCGGTGGAGGTGGGGGAGTTCGCCGACGGCCGGGTCAAGTTCGTCGGTATTCAGATCGACCCAGATTCCCGGGTGGCCGGCGTCAAACTGGTCAACCTGCGGGAAAAAACCGGCCCCATCCGCCCCCTGATCGCCGCCGTGGTGCGCGACGAGGAGCTGATCATCCCCCGGGGCAAGGACCGCCTCTTGGCGGGCGACATCGTCTACCTGATCTGCGAGGACAGCAAACTGATCGAGACCCTGGCGGTCTTCGACAAGCGCGCCGAGCCCCTGCGGCGGGCGATGATCATCGGCGGCGGCCGCATCGGCTTCCGACTTGCCAGACTGCTTCAAAAGCGCGGCGTGAGCACCAAGATCGTTGAAAAATCAACCGAGCACTGCACCCGGCTGGCCGAGGAACTGGACGGGGTGGTGGTGCTCTGCGGCGACGGATCGGATCAGAACCTGCTGGCCGAGGAAAACATCCAGGACATGGACGTCGTCCTGACCCTCACCAACGATGAGGAAACCAACATCCTGGCTTCGCTGCTGTCCAAGCGCCTGGGGGCCCGCAAGACCATCACCAAGGTCAGCAAGTTCAGTTATTTCGCGCTCATGCCGGCGATCGGGATCGAGCTTGTGGTCAGCCCGCGGCTCTCGGCCATCAACACGATCCTGCAGCACATCCGGCGCGGTAAAATCCTGTCGGCCATCGCCATCAAAGGCGAGCGCGCCGAGGTGATGGAAGCCGTGGCGTTGGAAACCTCCGACATCGTCGGCACGCCCCTCAAGGGGGTTCCCTTTCCCAACGGATCGCTGGTGATCGCCATCATCCGTGAGGAAAACGTCATCATTCCCTCCGGGGAAAGCGTCATCGCACCGGGGGACCGGATCATCATCTTCGCCGAACGAACCGCAATCCCCAAGATCGAGAAGATCCTGGCGGTCAAGCTGGAGTACTTTTAAGTGCGCTGGCGCCGCATCCTGCAGGTGGTGAGCATCCTGGTCCTCATTCTGGGTCTGACCATGGTGATCCCCCTGCTGTGGGGCCTCTACTTCGGCGACGGCGGCGTGAGGCCGATTTTGCAGGCCATGGCGCTGACCATCCTGGTCGGCGGCAGCCTCGCCCTGTTGCTGCGAGGGCCCAAAACCGAGTTCATCAGCCAGCGGGAGGGCATGGCCATCGTGGCCCTGGGCTGGAGCGCGGTGGGCTTCTTCGGCTGCCTGCCCTTCCATTTCAGCGGCGAGTTCGGGCCTTTCGTCAACGCCTTCTTCGAATCCATTTCCGGCTTCACCACGACGGGGTCCTCGATCCTGACCGACATCGAGGCCGTTTCCAAAAGCCTGCTTTTCTGGCGCAGCTTCATCCAGTGGCTCGGCGGCATGGGCATCATCGTGCTCTCACTAGCGATCCTGCCGATACTAGGTGTCGGCGGCATGCAGCTCTACAAGGCCGAGGTGCCCAGCCCGGTACCGGACAAACTCCAGCCCCGGATCCGGGAGACGGCGCGGATCCTCTGGAAGGTCTACCTGCTTTTCACGGTGGCCGAGGTGGTCCTGCTGATCCTGGGCGGCATGGGGATCTACGACGCCTGCAACCACGCCCTGACCACCATGCCCACGGGCGGCTTCTCCACCAAAAACGCCTCCATGGCGCACTTCGACAGCGTCTATCTCGATCTCGTGGTGGCCTTTTTCATGCTGCTCGCCGGGATCAACTTCTCGCTGCACTATCAGCTGCTCAAGGGCGACACCCTGGCCTTCTGGCGGGATTCCGAATGCCGCTTCTTCTTGGCGGCCACGCTCGTGCTCACCCTGGTCATCGCCATCGACATCTACGGTTCGGTTTATGACCAAATCGGTGATGCCCTGCGCTACGCGGTTTTTCAGCTGACCTCGATTCTGACCACTACCGGCTATGCCACCGCCGACTATGAGCAGTGGCCGGCCATGTCCCAGCTGATTTTGCTGCTGTGCATGTTTCTCGGCGGCTCGGCCGGCTCCACCGGCGGCGGCATGAAATGCCTGCGCATCATGGTCTGCTTCAAATACTGCTACAAGGAACTCTTTACCCTGATCCACCCCCACGCCGTTTCGCGGATCAAGATCGGCGGCCGGTCGGTGCCCGACGACGTGGTGCGCAGCGTGCTCGGCTTTCTGGCGCTCTATCTGGGGCTTTTCGCCTTTTCCTCGGTCCTTCTGGCAGGAATCGGGGTGGACTTCATCACCGCCTTCGGGGCCGTGGCGGCCACCATCGGCAATATCGGCCCGGGCTTCGGCATGGTCGGCCCGGTGGAAAACTTCGCCGCCATTCCGGTCCTCGGCAAATGGCTGCTGATCTGGTGCATGCTCCTCGGGCGGCTGGAAATCTATACCGTCATTATCCTGCTGGTGCCCGAGTTTTGGCGTAAATAGGGCTTTTGGCCAAATTTTGGGTTGACATCCGAACCGGATACCGCTATTAGCAGTCTTCCACAGCGGGCCGTTAACTCAGTCGGTAGAGTATCTGCCTTTTAAGCAGAGAGTCGCTGGTTCGAGCCCAGCACGGCCCACCAACGACAGCCAGGTCCCCATCGTCTAGCCTGGTCCAGGACACCGGCCTTTCACGCCGGCAACAGGGGTTCAAATCCCCTTGGGGACGCCAAGCAAATTCCAGCGGTCAACCGAACCCAAGGTTGGCCGCTTTTTTTTGTGGCGCCCCGGGGGAAATACACCGCAGCCGCGAATCTATACCCCCTTGAAACCACCTCCGCCTCTTGGACGCCTTCCGCCCGCAGAGGTTCAATCACCCCAGCGGGGGTCGCCTGCAGGTTGGCTTTTCCCGCCCAACGGGCAGCCTACAGAAAGCGCCTGACAATCAGCAGTCGGGAAGTTGATTGGGCTTTCGCGGAAAAAACCGTATGAAGATCGCGGAATTTCCGCAGGGAGCCCGATGATGATCCGTCAGGGCATCACCGATCCGGGGTTGTCCCCGGTTGGGAGAGGACGCGACGCTTGAGGCCGGTATACCAGCGAAAGCGACCCATCAGCATCCCGTAGCAGACCCGCACCGCGATATAGATCAGGAGAAACGAGGGGAAGTAGTGCACGCTGCGGCCGAGTAGCGGCAAGGCTAAGGGTAGCTCCAGCGGCGCCTCGTTGAAGCGCAGATGCAGCCAGGCCAGGGCGAAGGGCAGCGGCCAGATGGAGACGCAGAAGATCGCCGCGCCCAAGGAGAAGGAGTGGCCGAAGGCGTCCAGCGCCTGGCGGTTGACCGCCCGGTAGCTCGCCTTGTCGCCCATCATCAGGGCCGTCTCGGAAAGCTTCCGGTTGCGCTCCATCTTTTCGGCGATGGTGCCGAGGTAGCGGCGGTTGATAAAGGCGACCAGGGTTGCCGAAAAATCGCCGATCAGCACACACTGCAGGCCGAGGATGGCAACGCCGAGAAGATACCCGGCCATGGAGGCCTCCGGCCAGCGGAAGGGGGCGATCAGCCAGGGGTCGAGAAATAGCAAGAAGCGGGTGAGGGAATTCATGGGAGAACAAGGCTCCGGAGAAGGGACCCCCGGAGCCTTGCTACAGTCCGAAGTGCGTTTCTCTTAAGCGAACATCCGATCAGCTGAAGAATCCTCTCCAAACGTAACGGATACCGACGTAAAATGCCAGGACGATGAACAGCCGCTTGAGCCATTTGTCGGAGAAGTACTTGGAGCTCCATGGGCCGATCACTGAACCGACGGCGA
The nucleotide sequence above comes from Desulfobacteraceae bacterium. Encoded proteins:
- a CDS encoding TrkH family potassium uptake protein; its protein translation is MRWRRILQVVSILVLILGLTMVIPLLWGLYFGDGGVRPILQAMALTILVGGSLALLLRGPKTEFISQREGMAIVALGWSAVGFFGCLPFHFSGEFGPFVNAFFESISGFTTTGSSILTDIEAVSKSLLFWRSFIQWLGGMGIIVLSLAILPILGVGGMQLYKAEVPSPVPDKLQPRIRETARILWKVYLLFTVAEVVLLILGGMGIYDACNHALTTMPTGGFSTKNASMAHFDSVYLDLVVAFFMLLAGINFSLHYQLLKGDTLAFWRDSECRFFLAATLVLTLVIAIDIYGSVYDQIGDALRYAVFQLTSILTTTGYATADYEQWPAMSQLILLLCMFLGGSAGSTGGGMKCLRIMVCFKYCYKELFTLIHPHAVSRIKIGGRSVPDDVVRSVLGFLALYLGLFAFSSVLLAGIGVDFITAFGAVAATIGNIGPGFGMVGPVENFAAIPVLGKWLLIWCMLLGRLEIYTVIILLVPEFWRK
- the trkA gene encoding Trk system potassium transporter TrkA, whose translation is MKIIIVGAGEVGYHIASRLALENKDVVVVDKNPEALRRFTDNVDVQVVQGSGSSPRVLEEAGIHEAEILLAVTDSDETNLVACLMTNLLSPTTKKLARIRQADFDKFHATFRENAPHIDTVINPEIEVVKTIDMLLSVPGAVEVGEFADGRVKFVGIQIDPDSRVAGVKLVNLREKTGPIRPLIAAVVRDEELIIPRGKDRLLAGDIVYLICEDSKLIETLAVFDKRAEPLRRAMIIGGGRIGFRLARLLQKRGVSTKIVEKSTEHCTRLAEELDGVVVLCGDGSDQNLLAEENIQDMDVVLTLTNDEETNILASLLSKRLGARKTITKVSKFSYFALMPAIGIELVVSPRLSAINTILQHIRRGKILSAIAIKGERAEVMEAVALETSDIVGTPLKGVPFPNGSLVIAIIREENVIIPSGESVIAPGDRIIIFAERTAIPKIEKILAVKLEYF